One segment of Brassica napus cultivar Da-Ae chromosome C3, Da-Ae, whole genome shotgun sequence DNA contains the following:
- the LOC106438584 gene encoding diacylglycerol kinase 2-like — protein MIMSKESGDACDLGSLRRVILSPVHVKVSGESGVNRVLSTIKNELASIRGQMRRKRNRGKNGNAQSNGGKLLEDSGSNPAKSLVNGLVVKKLRRDRSIDCLKKVSDMPNGIGAPKRSKNAVINCMKKYSLVDLPPDARPLLVFINAKSGGQLGPFLHRRLNMLLNPVQVFELGSCQGPDAGLDLCSKVKYFRVLVCGGDGTVAWVLDAIEKRNFESPPPVAILPLGTGNDLSRVLQWGRGISVVDGQGSLRTFLQDIDHAAVTMLDRWSVKIVEESTKIFPARESHKFMMNYLGIGCDAKVAYEFHMMRQENPEKFCSQFVNKLRYAKEGARDIMDRACADLPWQVWLEVDGKDIDIPKDSEGLIVLNIGSYMGGVDLWQNDYEHDDDDNFSIQSMHDKTLEVVCVRGAWHLGKLQVGLSQARRLAQGKVIKIHVSSPFPVQIDGEPFIQQPGCLEITHHGQVFMLRRASDEPRGHAAAIMNEVLLDAECKGVINACQKKELLQQMALHLS, from the exons ATGATTATGTCCAAGGAATCCGGTGACGCTTGTGATCTTGGCTCTCTCAGAAGGGTGATTCTCTCTCCAGTGCATGTAAAAGTCAGCGGAGAAAGTGGCGTTAACAGAGTACTGAGTACTATTAAAAACGAGTTAGCTTCGATACGAGGGCAGATGAGAAGAAAGCGAAATAGGGGTAAAAATGGGAATGCCCAATCTAATGGTGGTAAGCTATTGGAGGATTCAGGCAGCAATCCTGCGAAAAGCCTAGTTAATGGGCTTGTAGTTAAGAAACTACGCAGAGACAGGAGCATAGATTGCTTAAAGAAGGTCTCGGACATGCCAAATGGTATTGGGGCACCTAAACGAAGTAAAAATGCTGTTATTAATTGTATGAAGAAGTATAGCTTGGTTGATTTGCCCCCGGATGCAAGACCGCTTTTGGTCTTTATTAATGCTAAGAGTGGAGGCCAGCTCGGTCCTTTCCTACATAGGAGACTCAATATGCTGTTAAATCCAGTACAG GTCTTTGAACTTGGATCTTGTCAAGGGCCAGATGCTGGTCTAGACCTATGTAGCAAAGTGAAGTACTTTAGAGTTTTGGTGTGCGGGGGAGATGGAACAGTTGCTTGGGTGCTTGATGCCATTGAGAAGCGGAATTTCGAATCTCCTCCACCTGTCGCTATTCTTCCGTTAGGAACAGGAAATGATCTATCTAGAGTTTTGCAGTGGGGAAGAGGTATTTCGGTAGTTGATGGACAAGGAAGTCTAAGAACGTTTTTGCAAGACATTGATCATGCTGCAGTCACAATGTTGGATCGCTGGAGTGTAAAGATTGTAGAAGAGAGTACAAAAATATTTCCGGCAAGAGAAAGCCACAAGTTTATGATGAATTACTTAG GTATTGGCTGCGATGCCAAGGTTGCATATGAATTTCACATGATGCGGCAAGAAAATCCAGAGAAGTTTTGTAGTCAG TTTGTAAATAAATTACGATATGCTAAAGAAGGTGCTAGGGATATCATGGATCGAGCATGTGCCGATTTACCATGGCAAGTCTGGCTTGAGGTTGATGGAAAAGACATTGATATTCCCAAG GATTCAGAGGGTCTAATAGTACTTAACATTGGAAGTTATATGGGCGGAGTAGATCTTTGGCAAAATGATTATGAACATGACGATGATGATAATTTTAGCATTCAGTCTATGCACGACAAGACTCTCGAGGTTGTATGTGTCCGTGGAGCGTGGCACCTGGGGAAGCTACAG GTTGGTCTTTCTCAGGCTAGGAGGCTAGCACAGGGGAAGGtaataaaaatacatgtttCTAGTCCTTTCCCTGTTCAAATAGATGGAGAACCGTTTATTCAGCAACCTGGATGCTTGGAAATAACTCACCACGGGCAG GTGTTTATGTTAAGAAGAGCATCAGATGAACCTAGAGGCCATGCAGCGGCCATAATGAACGAGGTCTTACTCGATGCAGAATGCAAAGGAGTCATAAACGCATGTCAAAAGAAAGAACTTCTTCAACAAATGGCTCTCCATCTCTCTTAG
- the LOC106348182 gene encoding NAC domain-containing protein 102-like, with translation MKAELNIPEGFRFHPTDEELVKLYLCRRCASEPISVPVIAEIDLYKFNPWELPEMALYGEKEWYFFSPRDRKYPNGSRPNRSAGTGYWKATGADKPIGKPKTLGIKKALVFYAGKAPRGVKTNWIMHEYRLANVDRSASSNKKNSLRLDDWVLCRIYNKKGTMEKCYPAVVTTTSTSDSKCSSHVISPDVVTCSDNCESKWVDDLKDEFMFGSTLQNDSFVPQFLYQSEFATPYEDPQEQKPFLNWSFGHQG, from the exons ATGAAGGCTGAGCTAAATATACCGGAGGGGTTCCGATTTCACCCGACGGACGAAGAGCTCGTTAAGCTCTATCTTTGCCGGAGATGCGCATCGGAGCCGATCAGCGTCCCGGTAATCGCAGAGATTGATCTGTACAAGTTCAATCCATGGGAGCTTCCAG AAATGGCTTTGTACGGAGAGAAAGAATGGTACTTCTTTTCACCTCGAGACCGGAAATACCCAAACGGTTCGCGTCCAAACCGGTCAGCTGGAACCGGTTATTGGAAAGCGACTGGAGCTGATAAACCGATCGGTAAACCGAAGACGTTGGGGATTAAGAAAGCACTCGTCTTCTACGCCGGGAAAGCTCCGAGAGGGGTGAAGACGAATTGGATTATGCATGAGTATCGTCTCGCTAACGTTGATCGATCTGCTTCTTCCAACAAGAAGAACAGCTTGAGA CTTGACGATTGGGTTTTATGTCGGATTTACAATAAGAAAGGAACAATGGAGAAGTGTTATCCGGCGGTGGTGACTACTACGAGTACGTCGGACTCTAAATGCTCGAGTCACGTGATTTCACCAGACGTCGTCACGTGTTCCGACAACTGCGAGTCGAAATGGGTTGATGATCTCAAGGACGAGTTCATGTTTGGTTCCACGTTGCAAAATGACTCTTTTGTCCCTCAGTTTCTGTATCAGTCGGAATTCGCCACACCGTACGAAGATCCGCAGGAGCAAAAGCCGTTCTTGAATTGGAGTTTTGGTCATCAGGGGTGA
- the LOC106441988 gene encoding probable E3 ubiquitin-protein ligase ARI15 produces the protein MDDDDLQRPYSVCTRDDLKERITKQIDVISEIFCVSTSDATVLLMKLRWNSQLLSERLSQENKKLLTESGLKPVVVTDSNQDLSDSSCDEFYEFFDDVDDDDVKVSTPFCSHKFSTTYWSKYLDKNFFSVEKTLDTISCPHQDCGAAVGRDTIEKLTVKDKNRYDEYVLRSYLDTSKRQVKQCPAQGCSYFIEFHKGTDAEEYGLNVVCLCGHTFCCRCSLETHRPVTCNNASDWLSRDLQKLSEASDKSLSFLWIEANTEPCPHCLSPVEIGLGSLDSKFVPCGYCSGSFCWDCMHSEESHKTESGTYGDCLEPVEQDPLWNVEVVDTSCLDRWEACEVSLVEARSELQAFKESDNTSEEYIRIVREGLMLIVQCRQFLKWTCVYEHIHLEYEASKKEFLRFLQDYANTLVKSYAETLKEETGKGLSAAQLVCSRSNIPGVTSSIGNYFYNFSKALKDGLDAVKVKHYDDFAPCWLCDRCSYANTWLHKACQMCCESPVVNK, from the exons atggatgatgatgatctacAGAGACCGTATTCGGTTTGTACAAGAGATGATCTTAAAGAGAGGATAACTAAACAGATCGATGTTATATCCGAGATCTTCTGCGTTTCAACCTCCGATGCCACCGTACTCCTCATGAAACTCCGATGGAACTCGCAGCTTCTTTCAGAGCGGCTGAGCCAAGAGAACAAGAAACTGTTGACTGAGTCAGGTTTGAAACCAGTTGTTGTTACCGACTCGAACCAAGATTTGTCCGATTCTTCTTGTGATGAGTTTTATGAGTTCTTTGATGAcgtcgatgatgatgatgttaaaGTCTCCACACCCTTTTGTTCTCACaagttctccactacttattgGAGTAAGTATCTTGACAAGAACTTCTTCTCCGTGGAGAAAACCCTAGATACAATCTCTTGCCCTCATCAAGACTGTGGAGCTGCTGTTGGACGGGACACGATCGAGAAGCTAACGGTGAAGGATAAAAACAGGTACGATGAGTACGTTCTGAGATCTTACCTCGACACAAGCAAGAGACAGGTCAAACAGTGTCCTGCACAGGGCTGCAGTTACTTCATTGAGTTTCACAAAGGGACCGATGCTGAAGAGTACGGTTTAAACGTGGTGTGTCTATGTGGTCACACCTTCTGCTGTAGATGCAGCCTTGAGACACACAGACCTGTGACATGCAACAACGCCTCTGATTGGTTGTCTAGAGACTTACAGAAGCTGTCAGAGGCATCAGATAAGTCACTGAGCTTTTTATGGATCGAAGCCAACACGGAGCCTTGCCCTCACTGCCTATCTCCTGTGGAGATTGGTCTTGGTTCGCTAGACTCCAAGTTCGTTCCTTGTGGCTACTGCag tgGTAGCTTCTGTTGGGACTGTATGCATTCTGAAGAATCCCACAAAACGGAATCAGGAACCTATGGAGACTGTCTTGAACCGGTAGAGCAGGATCCACTCTGGAACGTAGAAGTGGTGGATACTTCGTGTTTGGATCGCTGGGAGGCGTGTGAGGTTTCATTGGTGGAAGCTAGATCCGAGCTCCAAGCTTTCAAGGAATCCGACAACACCAGCGAAGAGTACATTAGGATTGTAAGAGAAGGGCTGATGCTGATTGTTCAGTGCAGACAGTTCCTTAAATGGACCTGCGTGTACGAACACATCCACTTGGAGTACGAGGCCTCAAAGAAGGAGTTTCTGAGGTTCCTACAAGACTATGCAAACACACTTGTCAAGAGCTACGCGGAGACTTTGAAGGAGGAAACAGGAAAGGGCTTGTCTGCTGCACAGCTTGTTTGCTCGAGGAGCAATATACCCGGCGTGACAAGCAGCATTGGTAACTACTTTTATAACTTCTCCAAGGCTTTAAAAGATGGTTTGGACGCTGTGAAGGTGAAGCACTATGACGACTTTGCTCCTTGCTGGTTGTGTGACCGCTGCAGCTATGCAAACACTTGGCTTCATAAGGCGTGTCAGATGTGCTGTGAATCTCCTGTGGTGAACAAGTGA
- the LOC106443758 gene encoding probable E3 ubiquitin-protein ligase ARI15 codes for MEGDQQRPYSVLTRNEVKEKMNKQIDDISGVFYVSKNDATVLFMYLRWDTLRVSERLGEDKDKLLSESGLSSLVTDLSDSSWVICNNKTSDDHVNDGLISTPCCSHKFCTTCWREYLDSLEKNQTVISCPDQSCRASVGPDTIEKLTGKDKDFYESYIFRSYIEENKGLMIKQCPAPDCNYVIEFHQANDVEEYGLNVVCLCGHTFCWRCGFESHRPVTCNNVSDWLSTEVEVSVVDRWEERKAAMEGAQDDLQDFEDYIIKNPDSLKEQDVRIVREGLMLLIQCRQVLKWSCVYEYFHTEHETSKKEYLQFLQDIATTTLQSYLKTLLAETETAFYAADALVLCKFRHNLTTATSNVGNFFYHFIKTLQDGIVDVKVKSYDNVAGPYWLCDRCTYGNSWLDMKCKMCCEATTSKLDDLSRKWVSKQSYKH; via the coding sequence ATGGAGGGAGATCAACAGAGACCATACTCTGTTCTAACCAGAAATGAAGTTAAAGAGAAAATGAATAAACAGATCGACGACATCTCAGGAGTCTTCTACGTTTCAAAAAACGATGCCACCGTTCTCTTCATGTATCTCCGATGGGACACGCTTAGGGTCTCCGAGCGTTTGGGTGAAGACAAGGACAAGCTATTGTCGGAATCAGGTTTGAGTTCACTCGTAACTGATTTGTCTGATTCATCCTGGGTGATTTGCAATAATAAGACTAGTGATGATCATGTGAATGATGGTTTAATCTCAACGCCGTGTTGCTCTCACAAGTTCTGCACAACCTGTTGGAGAGAGTACCTCGACTCTCTGGAGAAGAACCAAACCGTAATCTCATGTCCCGACCAAAGCTGTCGAGCTTCTGTTGGACCGGACACGATCGAGAAGCTAACGGGAAAGGATAAAGACTTCTACGAGAGTTATATCTTTAGATCTTACATCGAGGAAAACAAAGGGTTGATGATCAAGCAGTGTCCTGCACCGGATTGCAACTACGTCATCGAGTTTCATCAAGCCAATGATGTGGAAGAGTACGGTTTAAACGTGGTGTGTCTCTGTGGTCACACCTTCTGCTGGAGATGCGGCTTCGAGTCACACAGACCTGTGACGTGCAACAACGTCTCTGATTGGTTATCCACAGAAGTGGAAGTTTCGGTTGTGGATCGCTGGGAGGAGCGTAAGGCTGCAATGGAGGGAGCTCAAGACGATCTACAAGACTTCGAAGACTACATCATCAAGAACCCAGATAGTTTAAAAGAGCAAGACGTTAGGATTGTGAGAGAAGGTCTTATGCTTCTTATTCAATGCAGGCAAGTTCTTAAATGGAGCTGCGTCTACGAGTACTTCCACACGGAGCATGAGACATCGAAGAAGGAATATCTCCAGTTCTTGCAAGACATTGCGACGACGACGCTACAAAGCTACTTAAAGACTTTGCTAGCGGAAACGGAAACAGCCTTTTATGCAGCAGATGCGTTAGTGCTTTGTAAGTTTAGGCATAACTTGACTACTGCGACGAGCAATGTTGGTAACTTTTTTTATCATTTCATCAAGACTTTGCAAGACGGTATAGTGGATGTGAAGGTGAAGTCTTACGACAATGTCGCTGGTCCTTACTGGCTTTGCGATCGATGTACCTATGGAAACAGTTGGCTTGATATGAAGTGTAAGATGTGCTGTGAGGCTACTACATCTAAGCTAGATGATTTATCTCGTAAATGGGTTTCTAAGCAATCATAcaagcactaa
- the LOC106441990 gene encoding protein KOKOPELLI-like produces the protein MLHRIPASESWVWLQVLAQAQLGLPERVSTQIATTKANSISRGIVKLPSKAALTHEVVDSIERIETQLSAYQFCSSRGDRTRSCKSPSVITPMEEEGYSSSVMPFHRSSEKALMEPRQSYLRSRQMRHTTRTSSVAPSLRSVTNNATVRSRYDPDLALQSHSSHDDQIVLATSRPPLPPRPLRSVGFEKPSRTSQKMASMKPTLLLDQGTETGTSSESEEQVYSTDQESEEASGETVSTSGSSWETHAESVTGTDSSYPSESEGDGENPQVSDSPPHNRSRGPAKQRKKATTGRLKRFKDKLGKVFHHHHYHHHEHHNKEEEQGRKPSAWRHLVKKHLHKDKEKLPERWMKSESKGLTTHNNKGGQFHALVKGFMRHHRRHSKNKKKKLQTPKRQGVVKLPKRERVKSEKTNYLCNKDQQHDEN, from the coding sequence ATGTTACATCGTATTCCTGCTTCTGAATCTTGGGTTTGGTTACAGGTACTTGCACAAGCACAGTTAGGTTTGCCAGAGAGGGTTTCTACACAGATTGCTACTACTAAAGCAAACTCAATCTCAAGGGGTATCGTCAAGTTGCCTAGTAAGGCTGCTTTAACACATGAAGTCGTTGATTCAATCGAACGAATCGAAACGCAGCTTTCTGCTTATCAGTTTTGTTCTAGTCGTGGTGATAGAACAAGGTCATGCAAGTCTCCTAGTGTAATAACTCCAATGGAAGAAGAAGGTTACTCATCTTCTGTAATGCCTTTTCATAGGTCAAGCGAGAAAGCGTTGATGGAACCAAGACAAAGCTATTTAAGGAGTAGGCAAATGAGGCATACTACAAGAACATCAAGCGTAGCACCTAGCCTGAGAAGTGTGACTAATAATGCAACAGTTCGAAGCCGTTATGATCCAGATTTGGCTCTTCAGTCACACTcttctcatgatgatcagattGTTCTTGCCACGTCAAGACCACCATTACCGCCACGTCCTCTGAGGTCCGTTGGTTTCGAGAAGCCTAGCAGAACGTCACAGAAGATGGCGAGTATGAAACCAACTTTGTTGTTGGATCAAGGAACCGAGACTGGAACAAGCTCAGAAAGTGAAGAACAAGTTTACTCAACAGATCAAGAATCAGAAGAAGCCTCTGGGGAAACAGTATCAACCTCTGGCTCAAGCTGGGAAACTCATGCTGAGAGCGTCACCGGGACAGACTCATCATATCCATCAGAGAGTGAAGGTGATGGTGAGAACCCTCAAGTCAGTGATTCTCCTCCACATAACAGATCAAGGGGTCCTGCAAAACAGAGGAAAAAAGCAACAACAGGGCGGCTTAAAAGATTCAAGGACAAGCTAGGTAAAGTGTTTCACCATCACCACTACCACCACCACGAGCAtcacaacaaggaagaagagcAAGGCCGCAAGCCATCAGCTTGGAGGCATTTAGTGAAGAAACATCTCCACAAAGACAAAGAGAAATTGCCCGAAAGGTGGATGAAGTCAGAATCCAAAGGTCTAACTACACATAACAACAAAGGTGGACAGTTTCATGCGCTGGTAAAAGGATTCATGAGACATCATAGAAGACACtcaaagaacaaaaagaaaaagttgcAAACCCCTAAGCGTCAAGGTGTTGTCAAGCTTCCCAAAAGAGAGAGGGTTAAGtcagaaaaaacaaattatttatgtaataaGGATCAACAACATGATGAAAACTAG
- the LOC106367414 gene encoding uncharacterized protein LOC106367414 yields MKLERILGDSPRLAIISDRAACIASAVKRVYPSANHGYCIVHLARNVNSRYSSKNLAKMVTSTAMAYRIGDYRDLLSKVRANFPGDRYNIMTSNIAEQLNHALVEGRTSPIMELVIFIQRMMTRWFSARRKKAENHRGTVSVEVDKVMTNNMATMKGSKVNSSTEWSCEIIGKYGRKERVHLATKQCSCKYFDKIKIPCGHAMIAADSLGVRYETLVDHYYKTSTWRETYAGVISPEGDPRDVDIPEDVKKMVLMPPVTKRQPGRRRKNRIPSIGEYSVTKKTKLVPNKCGRCRIEGHNRSSCTNPI; encoded by the exons ATGAAGTTGGAGAGGATATTAGGTGATTCTCCTAGGCTGGCAATCATATCTGACCGTGCAGCATGCATTGCATCAGCTGTGAAACGTGTGTACCCTTCTGCTAATCACGGTTACTGCATTGTTCATTTGGCTAGAAACGTCAACTCTCGTTACTCAAGCAAAAACTTGGCTAAAATGGTAACATCAACTGCAATGGCTTACCGTATCGGAGATTATAGGGATCTGTTAAGCAAAGTAAG GGCTAACTTCCCGGGAGACCGCTATAACATCATGACTAGTAACATAGCGGAGCAGCTGAACCATGCACTCGTGGAAGGGAGGACTTCACCTATTATGGAGTTGGTTATTTTCATTCAAAGGATGATGACAAGGTGGTTCAGTGCAAGGAGAAAGAAGGCGGAAAACCACAGGGGTACAGTTAGTGTGGAGGTGGACAAGGTGATGACAAACAATATGGCAACAATGAAGGGGAGCAAAGTGAATTCTTCTACTGAATGGAGTTGTGAAATTATAGGGAAGTATGGTAGGAAAGAACGTGTGCATCTTGCCACTAAGCAGTGTAGTTGCAAGTATTTTGATAAAATCAAAATACCATGTGGCCATGCTATGATTGCTGCTGACAGTTTGGGAGTGCGTTATGAGACTTTGGTTGATCATTACTACAAGACGTCTACATGGAGGGAGACATATGCTGGGGTAATCAGTCCAGAAGGAGACCCTCGTGATGTGGATATACCTGAAGATGTGAAGAAGATGGTGTTGATGCCCCCTGTCACAAAGAGACAACCTGGTCGCAGAAGGAAGAACAGGATTCCCTCGATTGGTGAATATTCG gttacgaagaagacgaagctgGTTCCAAACAAGTGTGGTAGATGTCGTATCGAAGGGCACAACCGTTCCAGCTGCACCAACCCAATATAG
- the LOC106348156 gene encoding uncharacterized protein LOC106348156, which produces MGKENQLETANCGVNDHDSPPVKKEELAAEARYSTDTDSGLPTCRVCHSVESDRRGDTALGVLGITPPIPEARKSNAEYVSKDTEAEQKSSIVKSNGANPIDIEMGIQQHQDALLELGCSCKNELALVHYACALKWFLNHGSTVCEICGNAAENIKTADFNKVVVALRERTADGGGDANSVLPVNTESTIDADEVAAIRRQRLSEISSWFGPHSLNNNSNSAAASQAMPEQPLDAVNFGVLPAENRATKWAVEGTGILLATGLLTVTLVWLIAPRVGKKTARSGLHILLGGLCALTIVIFFRFVVLTRIKYGPARYWAILFIFWFLVFGIWASRSSHGDS; this is translated from the exons ATGGGTAAAGAGAATCAGTTGGAGACAGCAAACTGTGGAGTCAATGATCACGATTCTCCACCCGTCAAGAAGGAGGAACTAGCAGCTGAGGCGCGTTACAGTACAGACACTGACTCTGGTTTGCCAACTTGTCGTGTATGCCACTCTGTAGAATCCGACAGAAGAGGAGACACCGCCTTGGGGGTTTTGGGGATCACTCCTCCCATTCCAGAAGCTCGTAAAAGCAATGCAGAATATGTCAGCAAAGATACAGAGGCTGAGCAGAAGAGTTCCATCGTCAAGAGCAATGGGGCAAACCCCATTGATATCGAAATGGGAATCCAGCAGCATCAGGATGCATTGCTTGAGCTTGGATGTTCGTGCAAAAACGAGCTTGCCTTGGTACACTACGCTTGTGCGCTCAAATGGTTTCTCAACCATGGATCTACCGTCTGCGAAATCTGTGGGAATGCTGCGGAAAATATAAAAACTGCAGATTTCAACAAAGTGGTTGTCGCCTTGAGAGAAAGAACAGCTGATGGAGGAGGAGATGCAAACTCTGTATTGCCGGTGAATACAGAATCAACTATAGATGCTGATGAAGTTGCTGCAATTCGAAGGCAACGACTTAGTGAGATATCGTCCTGGTTTGGTCCCCATTCCCTGAACAACAACAGTAACTCTGCTGCAGCTTCTCAGGCTATGCCAGAACAACCTTTAGATGCTGTGAACTTTGGGGTCTTGCCTGCGGAAAACCGTGCAACTAAATGGGCTGTGGAAGGTACTGGTATTCTACTTGCTACCGGTTTACTCACTGTTACTTTGGTCTGGCTCATTGCTCCTCGTGTTGGAAAG AAAACTGCTAGGAGCGGACTTCATATCCTTCTCGGTGGTCTATGTGCTTTAACAATAgtcatcttcttcagattc gTGGTGCTGACTAGAATCAAGTATGGTCCTGCACGCTACTGGGCAATCTTATTCATCTTCTGGTTTCTTGTGTTTGGTATCTGGGCTTCTCGTTCTTCTCACGGTGACTCTTGA
- the LOC106441987 gene encoding probable E3 ubiquitin-protein ligase ARI13, producing MEDDLQRPYFVCTRDDLKEKMNKQINDISEIFCVSNSDVTALLMKLRWNSQLLSERLCQENNKLSTESGFVTDSNQDLSHSDSSCDDVDDKVSTPFCSHQFSINYWSKYLEKNKKKYTISCPLQGCPAEVEWDAIENLTVRKKNRNTQSCLVGNILAWNKRVETNAAGGCASNPVTSHRDINGLSEPEVINHSLRQLPSFNSVQFHNERSKPLITYKNTKAKRDQAQ from the exons ATGGAGGACGATCTACAGAGACCCTATTTTGTTTGTACTAGAGATGATCTTAAAGAGAAGATGAATAAACAGATCAATGATATCTCCGAGATCTTCTGCGTTTCAAACTCCGACGTGACTGCCCTCCTCATGAAACTCAGATGGAACTCGCAGCTTCTCTCAGAGCGGTTGTGCCAAGAAAACAACAAACTGTCGACTGAGTCAGGTTTTGTCACTGACTCGAACCAAGATTTGTCCCATTCCGATTCTTCTTGTGATGACGTTGATGACAAAGTCTCCACACCCTTTTGTTCTCATCAGTTCTCCATAAATTACTGGAGTAAGTACcttgagaagaacaagaagaaataTACAATCTCTTGTCCTCTTCAAGGTTGTCCAGCAGAAGTTGAGTGGGACGCGATCGAGAACCTAACGGTAAGGAAAAAGAACAG GAATACTCAGAGCTGCCTTGTTGGAAACATTCTGGCCTGGAACAAGAGAGTAGAGACAAACGCAGCAGGTGGATGCGCAAGTAATCCAGTAACAAGCCATCGGGATATAAACGGACTATCAGAACCAGAAGTAATCAACCACTCATTAAGACAGCTTCCATCATTCAACTCTGTTCAATTCCACAATGAAAGGTCTAAACCATTAATCACCTATAAAAACACCAAAGCTAAACGAGATCAAGCACAATGA